The stretch of DNA TACTGTTTTCAATAAATTTAAATCAAATAAATAATTTGGCAATTGAATTAATTCGCAACTTGAATTGCTTTGACCAAATCTGAAACTTTATAAAAATATCTACTCGCCAAAATAGGTTCATCTTGTAATATTTTCTTCATAGACAAAGCGATAAATATATTTTGATCTGTTTTAATTGTTAAATAATCATTTTTATTTGATTGCTTAATTGCATCTCTAAATTCTATCAAATTATGTACTTTTATATTATTTATTTCATCAATTATCATACCAGGACGCATCATCGCCAAATTGGCTTGTGAATTTGATAAAATATGCGTTACTACTAATACCGGCTTTTGTTGATTTTCGTCGTAATAATATTTTTTAAGATCCGAATCATATTCTTTTAATAGATCAACATGATTTAATGTCAATTGCATAACAATAAGACCACCTATAATCTCATAATCTGTAAAATCTTTTTCATATTCAGGATAGATTTCTCTGACCGCCGGCAAATATTTATCATCAAGCTTTATTTTCTTTTCAAGTTTTTGACCATTTCTATAAAAAACCAAATCTATTTCATCTCCTACTAAAAATGTACAAAGATATGCCAAAATATTTGTATAATCTTCCATATTATCAATATTTAAATCAGCGTAATTATCCAGTTTATAACCATTTATTTCACTAAAAATATCATACTGTTCGATTCCCAACGATTTCAATATTGAATTTTCAAAAACTTTACTAACAATAATACCGGTAATATTTGAATTATTTAGGTATGTTAAAGTATCCAAAGTAGTTTTCCAGAAATTGTTAAAAATACCAACCCCAAAAGGGTTTCTTAAAAACTTATTACTTCTAAGCCTTTCAAGAATTTTTTTTGCTATATTTGATGGAATCATAAAATTGGTATTTTGAGCATCATCTTTACCACTTTTATTAATTCCAACAACATTTCCATTAACATCAAGTGTTGGTCCGCCTGAATTTCCGGGATTTATTGGTGCAGAAATTTGGATAAGGCCATTACTAACCTTACTGCTAATAAGTCCATTAGTACTTTTTATATGCATTTCACCAAATGGAAAGCCTAAAGCCATAACAGATTGAGCACTTGAAATTTTATCGGAATCACCAAATGTTAAAAAACTAATTTTTCCTGAATGATCTTTAATGAAATTAAAATCGTCTTT from Candidatus Dependentiae bacterium encodes:
- a CDS encoding trypsin-like peptidase domain-containing protein, which produces MQKLKKLLLLSLVFFVEFNLKNLWAQEFEINQNCDFYSWVDVQKRSKNAVVQIFTYKDIFNWVVPCQMPEQVSSAGSGFFIDDQGYIATNYHVINEAVVIKIQIPEFGQKRFSVDIVGACPYMDLALLKLSKDDFNFIKDHSGKISFLTFGDSDKISSAQSVMALGFPFGEMHIKSTNGLISSKVSNGLIQISAPINPGNSGGPTLDVNGNVVGINKSGKDDAQNTNFMIPSNIAKKILERLRSNKFLRNPFGVGIFNNFWKTTLDTLTYLNNSNITGIIVSKVFENSILKSLGIEQYDIFSEINGYKLDNYADLNIDNMEDYTNILAYLCTFLVGDEIDLVFYRNGQKLEKKIKLDDKYLPAVREIYPEYEKDFTDYEIIGGLIVMQLTLNHVDLLKEYDSDLKKYYYDENQQKPVLVVTHILSNSQANLAMMRPGMIIDEINNIKVHNLIEFRDAIKQSNKNDYLTIKTDQNIFIALSMKKILQDEPILASRYFYKVSDLVKAIQVAN